The genomic DNA aaaaaaaaagcgaCTATTACTTCGCATCCATTTTAaattctgttttattttattatatatattttttcatttcattgaAGTAGATTTAATCATTTGCTTATGTTTAACTATTGTTGagaaaatattcaaaaaaaaaattatctgatcattttatttttcgctgacaaaaaatgataatgttCACAATATGCAACTAcatcatttatttaatgagttcgatgtaaaaaaaaaaaaaaaaaatttgaccACATACATGAATTTATTAATGCTCAATACTAGTAAAGATTGTCTAAGCACGAAAGGACACCGTGAAATTGTCTCTATTGTTTCGATTTTACAAATATGCACATTACGGAttcatcattttattttattattacatttttgttaCAAATTTCACAcgaaaaacaagaaaaaagaaaaattaaatattaaatattaaatattatgcaATGTGCATTCAGTATTTATTTCTGCTAAAAATTTGTGAAGTTCATTTGTCTCTGTCTTtacaatgaaatatataaaattataacgtGATATTTAATTGTTCAGTTGTTTATCTGtttgatattttttgttttccatAAAAACTCCAAAGGATTGGATGAACTAAGGTGTAAACTTAGAATAATGAATTATGTGTTTGTGcaatagtattttttttcgtgtGCAAATTGGTAGTTGTAGCTCCTtgggaaaaaggaaatttacTTCGCCATTACAAGTATCATTTCCTCGAATCTTaagaatatacatatatatatatggatggATGCCCATttacgtatgtatttatatttgtgtatgtatgcatatgtgcgTACATATCaatgtgtatacatgtgtacgtaaatatgaacataaatAGTTGCACAAAGCTACATACCGTCATCGATATTTTCCTGTACACATAGATCGTTTGTACAGATTTGTGATCGTATATTTAGACATTTTTCCAAACGTATTTgtgttacatttttataaatgataaatgaaaaaaaataattatatgtataaatacaaacacatatatatatatatatgtatatatatatttttttttttttttaatattttataacaatattttttaaaattttaaaaaattttccagAAACTATagttacaattttttatttagataAAATATCCTCAAGTTAAAATtagcatatattataaaataatatctcaccaattttttttttattctattttatatactttaaaataaaatttctgtaattttcttaaaaaaatgtccaagatgaagaaaaatatgaacattattttttaccttttctttttgattatatttttccaagAAATTAATGTTTCATGTAACGGAAATGTGAAGAAGATTAAGTCTAGTTTGAAAAGTGGTACAACTAATAATGATTCACCTGTACAAGAAGACAAGCATAAATTGAAATCAGAGAATTCAAGTGCAGAAAATTCAATTGATTCTAGTGTACCTGAAAATATTGATGAAaatcaagaaaaaaattttgtttctcCATTTACCAGAGATCGTAATAAGGCAATTAAAATAAAGGGTAGAAAACTTATGAGTAAGCCTGAACGCTCActtaaaggaaaaagattACGTGGTTCAGATGAAGAGAAAGAAGGATATTCCCTTAGCAAAAAGGAAGATGTAACCTCGTTAGGTATTCCAAGTGATCATATACATGTAGACCAAGAAATAGTGCATCCCCAGGGAGCCGAAGAAAATCCGTTGCAAGTTAATGGTATTatagaaaaacaaaagaaagaagaagaaggaGAAGAAGAAAGAGCAGAAAGCGAAGGAGTAGAAGAAAGAGCAGAAGGCGAAGAAGTAGAAGAAGATaaagatgaagaaaaaaaaaaaggactaAGAGGAGAacaacaaaaagaaaagattaGATCAGGATTAGAGAAAGAAACGGTAAAGAGAGAACAAGAAGAAAAGGATAGGCTTCAAAGGGAGCTAGAAAAAGAGGGATTagataaagagaaaaaatctCACCTTGAAGAAGAAGGAGTACCAACACATAAAAATGTGGATGAATCGTTAATAGTAAATCCCCCTTTATTTGAACCATTTAATGGGGCTGAAGAGGACCATGAAGTAATTGAAAGCGACGAAGAACAAGAAGAGAGAAGCCAGAAAGAACATTTTGAATCAGAAGATAAGGGGATAGAAGAAggagaagaggaagaaggtGAAGAACTTGAAGAACATGATGAAATTGAAGAAGGGGAAAACGTATCAAAAGACGCATCAGAAAATAATATCTCAGAAAAAGAAAGTTCACATGAAAATGTAGAAGTAAAACACGacaaaaaggaagaagaaaaacataaaaaaaaacaattttttaaaaatgatgatGAAGAACACATGGACAATTTATCTGATCATGAACATGTAAATGTCGATAATATTGTAAAGGATCCCGAAAGAGGggtgaaaaattttattaacttaCTTGATGGTGATCTTGccgttataaatataattaaaggTCAAGCAGGAAATATATCTAAAACGGTTTTACATttctaaatattaaataataaatataatttttattatatatctattgATATATTTCTCTTGTCTCTCGTGTTACTTTTTGAAATGtggaataaattaaaacagTGTTGATATTCCAATAATTTAggtgtataaataaaataataaaataaaatagacaaaaaaaaaaaaaaaaaaaaaaaaaaaaaaaaaaaaaaaaaaaaaaaaaaaaaaaataataataataataataataataacaaagaTTACTAAGAGTATATCATTTGAAATAATACTCACATAAATATACCCTTAAGttgaaaatttaataaaatatgagagctgtttaattttttgtttttttaatttatcccTTACCTAAGTTTCAAAAAGGTAACGTAGTTGACGAAAATAGTATGACAATAAATATGTGcagttatattttaattgagCATATTtgtttcttctatttttcatttttcaagtttttttacatatatatttttgaggTGTCTTAGATATGTTTatgaaacattttttttttttccccttttttggGTGAATTGTAATGGAACTCAGAAAATGAAACTATGAAAAAAGTGTTAAAGTAATCagtaaataaatacttaGTGACTTGCTGATAAGCTGAAATATATTCTCTTCCTTTCTAgctaaaaattttgaataataattaccttttttttaccctttaatgaaatatataatacttaatTACACGTTAGTATTTGGAGTGCCCTGAACAAAATTTCTAGTAAAAATGATGAGAgcaacataaaaaaaatacatttctttttctgcGCAAAATATTTGCTGAACGTTTAACATATGTGTGAAAACATGTATTTAGTTATCTATTTCTCGCCTTCTTTAAATGAAATTGTGTAGTTCACAAGTGTTTGTAACTGTTAATCTTTTGCAACTCTGGGAATTGTAAAAGTTTCAGTAGATGTATTACAGATATggaaaactaaaaaaaaaaaaaaaaaaaaaaaaaaaaaatcaaggTACCTATCTTTTTATCCATGATATTATAATTAGAatcttaataaaaatactttccttgtgtaatataaataaaatgaggggaaaaaaagaaattacaaCTGTTCCTTTTAAGAGCATTTTGAATTTGCACACAAGGATAATAATTCTTCGAATCTCCATGGTTCCAAATCCATGagtaaataatatgaaaaagctTTCTcaaatttcatttatttttgaataatacaCATGTTAAGTGAAAATAGAAGAATgcctttttctttcattctttcttcaaatatatatttatttgtatatatttttatttgtttggatatttatttatttgttcatttgtttttttattttttattttttaccttttcatttttattaaatatttctctACAGTGTTACATGAAGCAGGACGTTTTAAAAATCTACAAACATTTTTGGGTGTGTACGTTGctatatattttccattaatgtaaaattgaagtgaaaaaaaaaaatttaagaaatttcgaataattaaatagtgtaattatttattctaactaataatgaaataattaaatattaaaattttttttttttttcattttttcttattattttttttcctttttgtttaaGGTTTGGTAAGAGCAGCGTAAAAATGAGTTCTGTAgtgaaaatggaaaaacCATTTTCCTTCttataaaaagtaagaatgtttttttaaaaaaaaaaaggagttaCATTATTTTCCAAAAGAACGATTCTTTCATTGGTTGggattatgtattatatgtgaataaaactatttttttaattttacaaaaatattcttctcttagattttttagaaatatcaaaaataaatttcgtatatttttttctttaaatagtGTGAAAAGGACTTTACTaattaattcaattttttataagtcaaatattatgaaatttcggaaaggtaaaaaatttaagcaGCGTTGAACCTAGCATAATAAAAGATAAgtaaacgtatatatatgtgcatgtcgTAAAAGTTCTCTCATTTCCCTCCTTGATCTTTCCTAAAATTGAATTTTATCTTCGTAtttggaatatatatatatattcatatttgtgaacttaatttatgaatttttttttttttttgatgttGTTTAAAAttgctttaattttttaagagtcaaaaatgcaaaaaatttGGGGTGttgtcttttattttatttttttaaataaatatatatatacaaaaaatggtAATTTGAGAAGTAATAATGACGGAAAAAATACgccagaaaaaaaaaaaaaaaaaatttgaaaaatagtTGGATTCCTTATTACTATCCTCAGTGGAATCAAAACAAAGTCCctgataatttatatgacGTTCCTGAGAACaagggaaataaaaatacaacaaaatacaaagaaaaaataagtgGTGTTacggaaaaaaagaaaaaattagatgAATTAAGAGACGTGAATGAAGATGAAGCACCATACAAATTACTAAGTGTAGGAGAAAATAGTTCAGCATCTGTTAATGAAAGAGTAAATGAATCATTAACTCCTggatataataatgatacaTCAGAAAATACATCACAAGAATTTATTGTAATAGATCCTAATGTTGAAACATTTGATGATGTAGCAGTAAACGAAATAGCAACTCCTGAATCTGATAAGGCACCATCGGAATATAAATCAGAAGAACCGAATGTAGTAATTCATAACAACGAAACAATTGAGAGAGACAAAAACGAAGCATCTCATGATAAAGAAGTAATTGAATCATCAACTTTTGAAAATGATGAGGAAACATcagaaaatatatcaaaagaaTCTAATGTAATATGTTCTGATAGTCAAACAGTAGagagaaatgaaaaaaattctgATGGTGGAAATGTAACATATAATACTATAAGGAAGCAAGAAATTGCATCCGAATTTGAGGAAAATGAAATAGACCAGGCAGAACAAAGTAGTGATGTGGTTGTAacatatgataataaaagcGAAGATTCCAGCGTAGCACTAGATGCTCAAGTAGAATCCGTTTTTGATAAAAAGACACATGTAAATAAGGAAGAGACAGAAGAACAGGAAAGTAAAAcagatatacaaaaaatcAATAGAGTTGAAGAACGAAATGAACCACCATATCCTGGAGAGAACACACATAAAGAAAATGTAGTAGAACAGCGGAAAGAGGACTCCGAGTCaagaagagaaaaacaaGTTCAAGTAGTACTTGAACCTCGACTGGATAATGATAAAACACAAGAACAACCCAAAGAAAGAACTCATAATTCCGTAGAAAAGATGGTGCAAAGGAATGGGGAAAACGGTGttgaagaagaggaagaagaagacGAAGAAGAAGAcgaagaagaagaggaagaagaagacgaagaagaagaagaagaagaagaggaagaagaagacgaagaagaggaagaggacgaagaagaggaagaagatgATGAGGAAAATCATGACagtgtaatatataataaaaaagacagTAACACATATTTTCCGCCTAATGACAAACAcgataatatgaatataatgcAAACAATAACTAAGATTCTACTAaggaatttattaaattcattAAGTCATGATTATGCACTTAATGACCCCCTGATGGGATTAGAAATGGGTCTTGTTAACCccttttaccttttttaaaaagaaaaataacacCTGCAGTATTTGTTTATTGAAGTTATTTGTATATGCCATTGCTCGTTCATATTCGCAatgcatgtatatgcatatatatatatatatatatatatatttatatatatatttataataatttttttcaattatttctGCCGTAATACACTGTATTTGGCAAGAATATTTGAGATGGaaagcaataaaaaaaaaataatcataaaataaataaaaaacagtaaaataaaaacaacagcttcttttatattatgtaaaatatcatatgtgtcaattttaaaaaaacaaatttttttttaataaaaaaagactaATTCacttataattaaataattaaaaaaacagttacatataaaatggaaaatgtttattttattatgtaaaacCTTACTTTGCGTGAGCtatttataacaaaataaaaaaaaaaaaaaaaaaatatatatatataatatatatatataatatatatatattatgtacctTAAATTGAAAGTTTAACAcattaaaattgaaatagtaataaacaaatgaatgaataaagcTGATATGGTGAAAAGCGTGGGTATTCTAAGACAGCATTACGTGACACCATGCAACCATTTTTGCATTCCATGATTAAATGAAGttgatttatataatatgctACTTATCATTTTATAAGTGGTCGTTGCaggtattttaaaatataataattaaaataaatggtGACAAACAATTCAAGGAAGCACTTAAATTATTCTAATAATATTGTTTGTATTTAAAAGAACAGCATTCTATTTCTGTGAGTTTAGGCttgagaaaataaaattatcgTAATATAgttgtaatttaaaatttacattaaCCCTATTTCATGATGtatattttgtacatataaatacacattaCTTCAATTTGTTATTGCTACTATGAATggttcaaaataaaaaacatcgtgatgtataattatacttGTTGAACATAATGAAGttataatgtattaataatcattttattatatttgtttaattattttctgtAGGAGCATTTTAAGAACATTTTGGGGTTTCAATTTTagtaataaaatgataagaaATGTTGGTTATTGACTTGcatcaaaattttattcataaaatgaACATTCTTATTAGAAAGACATTTAGCACTATTTTTTCAGCCTCCTCCaacataataaatgtaaaaaacatTCATCATTGTTTATATCTGTCTTTGTTTTTACTATGCGTATAaacgcatatacatatgataCAAACGATGTATATGATCACTAGGTGTTCCTTTTAGTTCGTTGCATattgcaataaaaaaaaaaaaggagaaagagAATGTGAAAGGGAAAGAGAAAGATAAAGGGAAGGAGAAAGATAAAGGGAAGGAGAAAGATAAAGGGAAGGAGAAAGATAAAGGGAAGGAGAAAGATAAAGGGAAGGAGAAAGATAAAGGGAAGGAGAAAGATAAAAGGAAAGTGAAAGATAAAGGgaaagagagaaaaaaagagaaacatTAAATCCCTTTTTATGaacaacttttttttatattctcttTAAATGTCACAGTATATAAATTACTTATTCTTATTACCgttatatcatattttcatttcaaattgtaataaataaGTTTGCTTGTTGTAACTCAACTATATATTCTAAGTATCGGAGTCAATTTGTTACTTCTGAAATGTCAAAgtattcatttttgttttcttcgAATAAAATTAGTGTATcaattactttattatttttttttttttttactgatCACTAATTATTCgttaataatttgtttttttcatactTGCGTATgatatttgtttttccccTATACATGAgcgtaatttattttaatctcATTCGAATGCATTATTTGCTTacctttatttaatttttttttttaatttatcttttttttacctttttatactttttctgCTTTCTTAGTATGGGTTCTTACAAGTactgtaaataataaaacaaaataaaattatggaaACACCCCAGTGAAGTAAATTATGAAcagaaattttatattttacaatcatgaggaaaattaaaatttggGGTGTTGAATATAgggaaataaacaaatattatatatatatattttaaggaaaaaaaaaaaatgctatcACGAATCTTATTATGGAATAGAAATTCTTGCTCATTGTCTTTTATACCCATGAGGGCtccaacaaaaaaaaagagcatacaagagaaaaagaaaaaagaagcgtaatattatatatatacatgtatacatatatatatatatatagttcttTAGCAAAATGTTAACaaatgtgtataaatatacacatggTTGTATGTAAAACTAGAAGATATATTTTCACCAGTTTAACAAGTCTTAATGAggtaaatttatatgtatggaaccttattttctttttttttttttaagtaatgaAAATCAAGAAAACTTAAGTGAAACACGGTACTTGCCTTATATCCCACCCGCATATGTTGTTGATACggtatctttttttaaagacAAAAGTAAAGTTGATAATTTATTGTCCCTAATTTTCAGTCCAAAAAATTCAACGGATACTTATGAAGATAGAAAAGAATATCAGAAGAAGTTTGAAATGTATCAAATTTTGAAGGAAGTAAGATGAAAAAATTCTATACTGTTTTTATgaatacaaattttttttttaccctaagagaatacattattttgtatacctttatatatatacctacgtACAGatgaatgcatatatatgaagtatatactagtatatatatatatatatctttacgTGTAATATGTACAATTTTGCACTTGGGCATATGCACATTAATGTgcaaaatgttaaaaataattatttatgtgtgaagaaatataataaagagACGTGAATGTTACTTAatgatgtatatatatgcgtacgtATTTAACAGCATACACATGTTTATATGCTCTTGTATATGAACTTACTCTTTTTTGATAAGATTGCAGTTAAGACAAATTTtgctaaaaattaaaaaattgttttcagagagaagaaaaaaaatatgaaaagcacttagaaaaaatgaaagaaaaagttTATAAATCAATTGAGAATTTACCAGAGGAGTTATATGATGAGagtattaaaaaaggagACTTATTTGATCATAAGGAAATTCAATTTGGCttgaaatatgaaaatgaattattgaaacatttgaatatttacaaaaagaaGTTACTGCatgtttacaaaattttactttACTTACGATAcccattttatttaataaa from Plasmodium brasilianum strain Bolivian I chromosome 10, whole genome shotgun sequence includes the following:
- a CDS encoding hypothetical protein (conserved Plasmodium protein), which translates into the protein MQKIWGVVFYFIFLNKYIYTKNGNLRIPDNLYDVPENKGNKNTTKYKEKISGVTEKKKKLDELRDVNEDEAPYKLLSVGENSSASVNERVNESLTPGYNNDTSENTSQEFIVIDPNVETFDDVAVNEIATPESDKAPSEYKSEEPNVVIHNNETIERDKNEASHDKEVIESSTFENDEETSENISKESNVICSDSQTVERNEKNSDGGNVTYNTIRKQEIASEFEENEIDQAEQSSDVVVTYDNKSEDSSVALDAQVESVFDKKTHVNKEETEEQESKTDIQKINRVEERNEPPYPGENTHKENVVEQRKEDSESRREKQVQVVLEPRLDNDKTQEQPKERTHNSVEKMVQRNGENGVEEEEEEDEEEDEEEEEEEDEEEEEEEEEEEDEEEEEDEEEEEDDEENHDSVIYNKKDSNTYFPPNDKHDNMNIMQTITKILLRNLLNSLSHDYALNDPLMGLEMGLVNPFYLF